Proteins encoded within one genomic window of Argiope bruennichi chromosome 7, qqArgBrue1.1, whole genome shotgun sequence:
- the LOC129975341 gene encoding zinc finger protein OZF-like: MEKEATYICDRCKENANASENKSKNYRWIVSIKTLFQCAKCSRHFNIGFRVTDTISLIDASKNAALVADRNENVCGNEGSKTEHKIQENQPVESKEKPLKCDACLRVFKTKTGLQRHKNVHDEKKPFRCEVCHLQCTSKADYNEHLNKHSNRRRYKCSVCTSAFKFKKGLQAHMNKHDDQKPFRCELCNKSFVTKQKLECHMSSHSNERPFKCTVCPSMFKTKNNLTTHMNVHKDQNPFRCELCNKSCATKHALECHMSSHSNERRYKCGQCSSKFKTKASRSTHMNVHKDLNPFRCELCNKSCATKQALECHMSSHSNERRYKCGQCSSKFKTKGSLIVHMYVHKKQNPYRCKECNRNCYSIASLKQHMASHSDARPYKCHICSSSYKAKFNLTVHMKKKHQEDSLK; encoded by the coding sequence ATGGAGAAAGAAGCGACATACATTTGTGACCGttgtaaagaaaatgcaaatgccagtgaaaataaatcaaagaattatCGCTGgattgtttcaataaaaactttatttcagtgTGCTAAATGTTCGAGGCATTTTAATATAGGATTCAGAGTTACAGATACGATATCATTGATTGATGCATCCAAAAATGCAGCATTAGTTGCCGACCGGAATGAAAATGTTTGTGGCAATGAAGGTTCCAAAACTGAACACAAAATCCAAGAAAACCAGCCAGTCGAATCAAAGGAAAAACCGCTCAAATGTGATGCTTGCCTTCGAGTCTTCAAAACCAAAACAGGTCTTCAAAGGCATAAGAATGTACACGATGAGAAGAAGCCTTTTAGATGCGAGGTGTGTCATTTACAATGTACATCTAAAGCAGATTACAACGAACACTTAAACAAACATTCCAACCGAAGACGTTATAAATGCAGTGTTTGTACTTCggcctttaaatttaaaaaaggtctTCAAGCCCACATGAACAAACACGATGACCAGAAACCTTTCAGGTGTGAATTGTGCAACAAGAGTTTTGTTACTAAACAAAAGCTTGAATGTCACATGTCCAGTCATTCGAATGAAAGACCTTTCAAGTGTACTGTATGTCCTTCgatgtttaaaactaaaaataacctTACTACGCATATGAACGTTCATAAAGATCAGAATCCTTTCAGGTGTGAATTATGCAACAAGAGTTGTGCTACTAAACATGCGCTTGAATGTCACATGTCCAGTCATTCGAATGAAAGACGTTATAAGTGTGGACAATGTTCTTCGAAGTTTAAAACTAAAGCTAGCCGTTCTACGCATATGAACGTACATAAAGATCTGAATCCTTTCAGGTGTGAATTGTGCAACAAGAGTTGTGCTACTAAACAAGCACTTGAATGCCACATGTCCAGTCATTCGAATGAAAGACGTTATAAGTGTGGACAATGTTCTTCGAAGTTTAAAACTAAAGGTAGTCTTATTGTGCATATGTATGTACATAAAAAGCAGAATCCTTACCGGTGTAAAGAGTGCAATAGGAACTGCTATTCTATAGCCAGTCTCAAACAGCACATGGCGTCTCATTCCGATGCAAGGCCTTACAAGTGTCATATTTGTTCTTCGTCctacaaagcaaaatttaatctCACTGTTCACATGAAGAAGAAACATCAAGAggatagtttgaaataa